One Cynocephalus volans isolate mCynVol1 chromosome 5, mCynVol1.pri, whole genome shotgun sequence DNA window includes the following coding sequences:
- the CITED2 gene encoding cbp/p300-interacting transactivator 2 produces the protein MADHMMAMNHGRFPDGTNGLHHHPAHRMGMGQFPSPHHHQQQQPQHAFNALMGEHIHYGAGTMNATSGIRHAMGPGTVNGGHPPSALAPAARFNNSQFMGPPVASQGGSLPASMQLQKLNNQYFNHHPYPHNHYMPDLHPAAGHQMNGTNQHFRDCNPKHSGGSSTPGGSGGSSTPGGSGGTSGGGAGSSNSGGGSGGSSNMPASVAHVPAAMLPPNVIDTDFIDEEVLMSLVIEMGLDRIKELPELWLGQNEFDFMTDFVCKQQPSRVSC, from the coding sequence ATGGCAGACCATATGATGGCCATGAACCACGGGCGCTTCCCCGACGGCACCAATGGGCTGCATCACCACCCTGCCCACCGCATGGGCATGGGGCAGTTCCCGAGCCCCCatcaccaccagcagcagcagccccaacACGCCTTCAACGCCCTGATGGGCGAGCACATACACTACGGCGCGGGCACCATGAATGCCACCAGCGGCATCAGGCACGCCATGGGGCCGGGGACTGTGAACGGAGGGCACCCACCGAGCGCGCTGGCCCCCGCAGCCAGGTTTAACAACTCCCAGTTCATGGGCCCCCCGGTGGCCAGCCAGGGAGGCTCCCTGCCGGCCAGCATGCAGCTGCAGAAGCTCAACAACCAATATTTCAACCATCACCCATATCCCCACAACCACTACATGCCGGATTTGCACCCTGCTGCAGGCCACCAGATGAACGGGACAAACCAACACTTCCGAGATTGCAACCCCAAGCACAGCGGCGGCAGCAGCACCCCCGGCGGCTCCGGCGGCAGCAGCACCCCCGGCGGCTCCGGCGGCACCTCGGGCGGCGGCGCGGGCAGCAGCAacagcggcggcggcagcggcggcagcagcaaCATGCCCGCCTCCGTGGCCCACGTCCCCGCTGCAATGCTGCCGCCCAATGTCATAGACACTGATTTCATCGACGAGGAAGTGCTTATGTCCTTAGTGATAGAAATGGGTTTGGACCGCATCAAGGAGCTGCCCGAACTCTGGCTGGGGCAAAACGAGTTTGATTTTATGACGGACTTCGTGTGCAaacagcagcccagcagagtaagCTGTTGA